A window of Oryza glaberrima chromosome 2, OglaRS2, whole genome shotgun sequence genomic DNA:
GACCTGGTCCCCCTCACCGCGGAGAACTTCCGCGCCCTCTACACTAAGAAGCCGCTCCATTACAAGGGCTTTGTCTTTCACAGCATTATCTCAGGATACATGTGGAAGGGCGGCGACTTCGTCAAGAACAACGGCACCGGCAGCGAGTTCATTTGCGGCGACACCTTCCCAATGAGAACTTCCTGCTTCCACACGACCGCCCGTGGTTACCCAACGGCTCCGCCAAAAACAACATCTCACAGTTCTTTACCCGCGTGCCCTGGTTCGATGGCAACTACGTCGTCTTCGGCTGTATCATCTCCGGCTTCCACAACCTCAAGGCCATCGAAGCGGAGGTGGAGGTCAAGATTGCCAACCGTGGCGAGGTCGTCATtgtcccgccgccgtcgttaattattaattaacctCCGGGTCCACATACTAGTAATTTTGAAGAATGTTTTTCAGTATGGATCGAGTAGCTACTTATTGGTACTAGTTAGTAATGTCTTGTATTGTGGATGGATGATTCATCATTGTCTCTTTCTGTAcaagactaatacattttttctTACTTAATACTATTATAATGGATGGAATTACTCACTACTCCTCTGGTAATGTGGAGACGGTGATGTTTTACTTCTTTAATGATGATATTATTGTTTATCTTTGGCGGTTTGTATTTGTTGATGATTATAAATGtcaatatatattaatacaTCATGATGATTCTCTTCATTTTAATTGGCACCTACTTCTAAACCGGTGCTATTATTTTAATCATTCATATATTCGTGTAGTGTATACTAGCAAAGTAGCCGTGTGTTGTATAGATTCAATCATATAGTAAGTCTCATGTTTTTACTACAAATAACACTAATCACAAACATGTAACTTATAATAGTGGGTGAAGCTGTAATATCGATAAGGTCTATCTCCATCCTAAAAGCAAAGTGGACGATCCAATTGAATTGCAAATGAGTGAAATTTCTAACTTACCAACTTTAGCATGGACAATCGGCTATCGTATGGACCGAGGGATTCCATGATCCGTGAGTGATTTTGGATGTCAAATTACACATTTACACTGTCGATGTTACCAACATTCATAGAGTTTTTCAAATATTAAGTGTACATAATTTGTAAAAGGTTTCTATTTCCATTGCTCAACCAAAAAGCACAATTTGCACCCAAAACAAAAGACTCATAATGGCTTCCATATGAGGTGAGGTCAGTGGCTGCTCTACCAGCAGGCCACCGGCAATCAAATGTCGGATTGAGTGAAAGTCATTCGTGACCAATGGCTAAGAACTTCTTATCAAAATCATCTGGTGGAAATAAACATGTTTCAGAGAAAATTATAGTGGGATGTTATTGTGAGCCCAAAAACTCTGCTCCAGACAACTCAGATCAATGGCAACACAGGGTTCCAACTGCCAAACCAAGTCAGCTATTTGGAAACAATCAACGTGATCTGATTTTGCAATTAATTCTAAATGAAGACCTAGAAAGTTAAAAGCCAAATCAGATGAAAAGGTTGACGCTCTACCAATTAATTTAAACTTTCCCCTCAGTCACAATTTAGACCTCCACTTTACAAAGATCACACAAGCCTCAAAATCTGAAAGTTTGGTACAAGTTAGACCACCAAATTTCAGAAGTGATAAGCACTAAAATAAATCCTTAGAACTTTAATTGAgactagtaatcgtgcacgtacaatgcatattttggaaaaacaaaattttggcacAAAATCTACTATAATATGAGCTTACACAAAATATGAACTCTGTGGTGATTCAAATAATTAGCATTGTTATTATCTCAAACATCTATGCAGATTGGATAATCTCGGCGTATCTATCAGCCCTCCACTAAAAGCAAGTTTATTAAGCAGACCCTATTTtaccaacaaagaaaaaaaatatataattcacatgtACTGCTGAAATCCATAGTTATAAGTGACTAGGAACTATCGGGAAGAAATATATTGTACATCATGAAAGAACATGCACTAAAATCGTGCAATATTAGCCAAAACGTAATGAAAGTACTGCTGTATTTGTGTTGAACATGCAGTAAAACTGTTGGTAAGAAGGTAGTAAGGTAGAATGTTTTTCTGCCAGCTAAGGATTTTCGTTTTTTTGGTATAAAGACAACAAACTATTTACTAGAGGTGACTGCCTTAGTAAATTGTCCTTCAAATTCTTAAGGGctctttgaatcgcaggattgagaaaacgtaagaataggaaaaacgtagaattttaatagaaatgtaagtgtaaaacggAGGATTATACACTTAATTTTGGAGGGCCATAATTAAGTAACGAGAAAAACCAAAAGCGCATGGGATAAAAAactggtgaaaaaaaattgacgaaAAAACCAAAAGCGTGCACGGTGAAAGATCGGATTTAAAAATCCGGGAAAAAACCGATAGCACGTGCGTAGAAAAAAACTCTTTCGCATGAAAAAAACCAAactgacttttttttccttttttaccgGAGTcggacgattttttttttcacgacataagcttttttttttatcgtttTCTGAGTCGgactttatttttcctttttttctaccTTTTTAGTCGATTTTTTTACTGACGACAGAAGcttttttaaatccttttttagttggactttttttttcttttttaccgaCTATGGAAATTTCTTGTTCTACTTttaagtagagatagagattaaaactaaaaacataaaattaaaaccgattcaaatacggatgacgtaacaaagtaccggtaaaaacatttttaatttttataataatagagaaaGAGATATAAACCCATGTAACTTTGCATATTAAAACGATATCCATAGCAGCGATCTCTCACCGTAGATCCGTGATCGTACGGCTGCCGGAGGGGGGAGAAAGCTGGAACTGCATGGTGCCACGTGGCGGGGCTTTTTGGACCCGAATCCTTCCAGAACTAGATGATACCCCACGCGTTGCTGTGGGATATGTATGTATAAAATATAGTTGCAAATATATCAACGGAATCATAATATAATAACAACAAAATGcatgattaatatattttaggaaTGTTATATGATATGAAGCATTGATATATCATTCTAGATGCGAACAAACAGTGACACTATGGTTGTAAGTATAGCAgatatagggtgtgttcggctgcCCTATTTCAGCTGTGACACAGCCATATTACACAGTAATTTGTGTCACTGCAAGCAGCTGTGTGGCTGCGTTGCAGCTGCTGCAACATGCAGCCGAACACACCAATAGATGGTTTTGTTACAGTAGATTGTAAATACATTTTTAGTCTAGAATAATAGAATTCCTCATCAGCTTGTTTGCTCTCTAAAAAACACTCATTTCTAATCATCTTCTTAAATCCGGTCTATCTGAGTGGATTAATTACCCGATTAAACTGCATGCCTCTTTTGAGCTCTAGCCAGTCTCTAGAGCAACTGTACAGAGGACGTGACAAGCTCACAGAGTAAACACCATGGCAAGATGTCCCAAGAAATATGTCTGCAACCGTAGAGAATATAGGCAACCAATATTTTGACAAAATAAAGTAAGATTCAATGAAAATATTTGAAGGGTTCAGTTTTATCTCATACCGCAGAACCATACTTGCACTTTTGTTCACCAACACATAGTTGATTTTTCCCCTAACACGTATACATATTTACTTTTAGAGCGAACTAAACAAAAATGTGATGTTTGATGgatacttttagaaaaaaaaaggaagaatcCAATTTGTAGCATAATTAAACAGAAGTTA
This region includes:
- the LOC127761420 gene encoding peptidyl-prolyl cis-trans isomerase cyp5-like codes for the protein MELYTDLVPLTAENFRALYTKKPLHYKGFVFHSIISGYMWKGGDFVKNNGTGSEFICGDTFPMRTSCFHTTARGYPTAPPKTTSHSSLPACPGSMATTSSSAVSSPASTTSRPSKRRWRSRLPTVARSSLSRRRR